The sequence TTTATTTAGGAGGAAATCAAAATGAAGAATAATATATTTTTAATGCAAGGAAATGAGGCTTGTGTTCAAGGAGCAATTGATGCAGGAATGCGCTTTTTTGCTGGTTATCCTATTACTCCGTCAACGGAAATAGCAGAACTTTCTGCTGAAAAATTACCTAAAGTTGGAGGAAAATTTATTCAAATGGAAGATGAAATTGCAAGTATGGGCGCAGTAATTGGCGCTTCTCTTGCAGGACTTAAATCCATGACAGCGACAAGTGGACCCGGTTTTTCATTAAAACAAGAAAATTTAGGATTTGCTTGTATGGCAGAAATACCTTGTGTAATCGTTAATGTACAAAGAGGAGGTCCTAGTACAGGATTACCTACATCCCCAGCACAAGGTGAGGTAATGCAATCTAGATGGGGAACTCATGGAGACCATCCAATTATAGTACTATCACCTTCATCTGTGAAAGAAGCATATACTTTTACAATTAAAGCTTTTAATCTTTCTGAAAAATTTCGAGTTCCTGTAATTTTATTAATGGATGAAATAGTTGCTCATATGAGAGAGAGAGTAGAAATTCCTAAAAAAGATTCTATAGAAATTATTAATAGAAAAAAACCTAAATCAAAAAATTATTTACCTTATGAAGAAACAGAAGATTTGATACCACCAATGGCTAATTTTGGAGAAGGGTACAGATATCATGTAACTGGGTTAACTCATAATGAAACAGGTTTTCCTAGTACTAAACCAAATAACGCTAAAAAACAAATAAATAGATTAATGAATAAGATAGACATTCATAGGAAAGATATTATAGAATATGATGAATTTCAAGTAGAAGATGCAGAAACTATTATAATAGCATTTGGATCTGTGGCAAGATCAGCCAAAAGTGCTGTTAAGGAAGCTAGGAATCACGGGAAAAAAATTGGATTATTTAGACCTAAAACAATTTGGCCATTTCCAGAAGAAAGACTTCAACAATTAGCCAGACATGTAAAAAATATTATAGTAACGGAAATGAACAAAGGACAACTAGTATTAGAGATAGAACGGATTGTAAAAAATGATACTCAAATTGATTTTTTAGGCAAAGCTAATGGAGAAATCATTACTCCAGATGAGATTTTGTCTAAAATAGAGGAGGTAAAGTAACAATGACTAATAGGCTAGTTGAAAAATATTATAGAACCGATAAACTACCACATATTTGGTGTCCTGGATGTACTCATGGAATCTCTATGAATGCAATTATTCATGCAATTGATGAAATGGGATATCATCGAGATGATGTAGTAATTGTATCAGGAATTGGTTGCTCTTCTAGAGCTCCTGGATATATGGATTTTAATACTTTACACACTACTCATGGAAGAGCATTGACTTTTGCAACTGGAATCAAAATGGCAAATCCAAGGTTAAAAGTAATTGTAATATCAGGAGATGGTGATGCTACAGCTATAGGTGGAAATCATTTTATACATGCGTGTAGAAGAAACATTGATATTACTACAATTATTTTTAATAATAATATTTATGGAATGACAGGAGGACAATATTCTCCAATGACTCCAATTTCTGCTTATGGAACAACTGCACCTTATGGAAATATTGATCCTACTTTTGACATTTGTAAATTAGCGGAAGCAGCTGGTGCTAGTTATGTTGCTAGAGGGACAGCATATCATACAAAAGCATTAATAAATTTAATAATAAAAGGGATGGAAAACAAAGGATTTTCTGTAATAGAAGCAGTTAGTAACTGCCCTACTTATTTTGGAAGAAAAAATAGAGTGGGAGATGCGGTAGATATGATGAAACATTTGAAAGAGATATCAGTAAATATAAAAACTGCTTCAAAAATGTCTGCTAAGGAATTAGAGGAAAAAATTATTATTGGAGAATTTAAGAATGAAACTCGCCCTGAATATGTAGAGGAATATCATAGATTAATTGAAAGAGTAAAAGAGGAGGAATAAATAATGGGGTATAAAGAAATTCGTTTAAGTGGTTCAGGGGGGCAAGGAATTATCCTTATGGGAATTATATTAGCAGAAGCTGCTCTTATGAGTAATATTAATGCAATACAATCTCAGTCTTATGGGCCAGAAGCAAGAGGTGGGGCTAGTAAATGTGAAGTTATTCTTAGCGAAAATGAAATAGATTTTCCAAAAGTTAGAAAACCAGATATTCTTTTATCATTAACTCAAGATGCTTTTAATAAATATAAAATTGATGTAAAAAGTAATGGAATTGTAATAGTTGATAGCAAAATAGAAGTTCCAAAAGATGTAAAATTTGAAGTGTATAAAGCTCCTATTTTGTCTACTGTCCATGAAGTATTAAAAAAACCTATGGTTATTAACATAGTAGCATTAGGGGTATTAAATAAAATTACTCATTTAATTGACAATGATATTTTAAAAAAGGCTATATTAAAACGAGTTCCTAAAGGCACAGAAGACTTAAATAAAAAAGCGTTTGAAATGGGAAATAATTTATTATAAAATAATTATATAATATTTATGTATATTATTTTTATCTTTTAAATGTTTTTATTTTATAAAAGGAGAATCTTCTGTGATAAATCAAAAAAAAGATTTACTAGAACAAAAATCAAATATTATGGAGCGCATTCAAAAAAGATATCCTAAATTTAGTAAAAGTCAAAAAATTATTGCTGATTTTATAACATCTCATTATGATAAAGCTGCTTTTATGACTGCCTCAAAACTTGGAGAAAAAGTAAATGTAAGTGAATCAACAGTAGTTAGATTTGCAAGTGCTCTTGGATATAATGGATATCCAGAATTACAAAAAGTTTTACAAGAACTTATTAAAACAAAGCTTACGACTGTTCAAAGATTAGAATTATCTAATCATCAAATTACCCAAGATAGTATTATTAAGGATGTTATTAAATCAGATATTGAAAATATTCAAGCTACATTAGAAGAACTAAATAAAGAAGAATTTTTTAAAATAGTAAATACAATCCATACTGCGAGAAATATTTATATTGTAGGATTTAGAACTTCTACTGTTTTAACAGAATTTTTAGGATATTATTTAAATTTAATATTAGATAATGTAAAAGTTGTAAATTATGGAATTAGTGATGTTTTTGAACAACTGATTCGTGTTAATCATGAAGATGTAATAATAGGAATTAGTTTTCCAAGATATTCCAGAAAAACACCTGAGATTCTTGAGTTTTTAAAAGAAAAAAATGCCAAAATAATTGCGATTACAGATAGTGAATTATCTCCTCTTGTTGAATATTGTGATTATAAATTAATTGCAAAGAGTAACATGATATCTTTTATAGATTCTTTAGTAGCTCCTCTAAGTCTTATTAATGCATTAATTATTTCTATTGCTAGAGGAGAAAAAGAAGATATTAAAAATATCTTTAAAAATTTAGAAGATGTATGGGAAAAATATGATATTTATACCAATAAAGATAAAATAAAAAAAAATAAATTTTTAGATTGACTTAATAGTTGATAAAAAACCTATGAACAATCATAGGTTTTTTATCATTTTTAAAAATGATATAATAATTATAATATTGATGGTTAGGAGGAAAAAAATGTCAAGATTATACTTGATAAGACATGGAGAAACTATATGGAATAGGGAAAGAAAAACTCAGGGTATAAAAAATGTTTCACTATCTGAAACTGGAAAATTACAAGCTAAATATTTAGCAAAAAGATTGAAAAAAGAAAACATAGATTTTATTTATTCAAGTGATTTATCGAGAGCTTATAAAACAGCAGAAATAGTAGGAAACCATATAGGAAAATCTGTACAAATTTTACCAGAAATTAGAGAAATGAATTTTGGAGATTGGGAAGGGCTTACACTAAATGAAATAGATAAAAAATTCCATGATATATATAATCAATGGAATCATACTCCTCATCTTGCAAAAATTCCAGGAGGAGAAACATTAATTCAAGTTCAAGAAAGAGCTATAAAAGTAGTAAATCGCATTATAAAAAAGAACCCTAATAAAAATATAGTAATGATATCTCATGGAACTACGATAAAAACTATTATTTTTTATTTATTAGATATAGATTTAAGTTATTATAAGAAAATTAAACAAGATAATACTGCGATAAATATTATTGATTTTAAAAAAGAATATAATGTTCTTGTAAAATTAAATGATACATGTCACTTATTAAATTTAAAATAAAAGAGGTTATTTAGATGAAACAAAGAGTATTAGTAATAGGCGGAGGAGCAGCTGGCATGATGTCTGCTGGGATAGCAGCACAAAGAGGCTTAGATGTACATCTTTTTGAAAAAAACGATAAATTAGGGAAAAAAATTTTTATTTCTGGAAAAGGAAGATGCAATTTTACAAATGCATCAGATATTACAACTATTATGGAAAACATAATAAGAAATCCTTATTTTTTATATAGTGCACTATACCGTTTTACTAATAATGATTTAATAGAATTTTTTAATAAATTAGGCGTTCGTTCTAAAATAGAAAGAGGAAATCGAGTTTTTCCAAAATCAGATAAGTCAAATGATATTGTACAAGCTTTATACAAATTTCTAATGTATAATGGAGTAACAATACATTTTAATCAAAAAGTAGATAGGGTATTAGTTAAAAATAACAAAGTAGAAGGAATTCAACTAAATTCTGGAGAAAAAGTTAAAGGGGAGCGAATAATTATTGCTACAGGTGGATTGTCATATCCTAAAACAGGATCTACTGGTGATGGATTTAAAATGGCAAAAGAATTAGGACATCATATTATAAAGCCTCTTCCATCTTTGGTTCCTATAGTTATTCATGAAAAATGGGTTAAAGACTTACAAGGACTTTCTCTGAAAAATATTGAAATGACTTTATGGGAAAAAAATAAAAAAATAAAAAGTGAATTCGGAGAAATGATTTTTACACATTATGGAATATCTGGACCTATAATTTTATCTCTAAGTGCTCATATGTCTCCTCCTTATTCAAAATATTTATTATCTTTAAATTTAAAACCTGCCCTTACACAAGATCAACTAGATTTAAGATTGCAAAAAGATTTTAAAAAATATATAAGAAAACAGTTTAAAAATTCTTTAGAAGATTTACTTCCTAAAAAAATAATTCCTATTATTATAAAATTATCTGGTATTGATGGCAATAAGTTTGTTCATCAGATTACAAAAAAAGAAAGGGAAAAATTAGTTCATTTACTTCAAAATATAAATTTATCTGTAACAAATCTCCGACCTATTAGTACAGCAATTGTAACAGCAGGAGGGATAGATACTAGAGAAATTAATCCTTCTACCATGGAATCTAAACTTATTAAAAATTTATTTTTTGCTGGAGAAGTAATAGATATTCATGGTCTTACAGGAGGTTTTAATTTGCAAATTGCATTTTCTACAGGATATCTAGCTGGTATAAACTGTTAAATGATTCGAATTATTTTTGCAAATAATGCATATCATAAAATAGAATTACTCTTAACCAATAGTAGGAGGAAATAAAATGTTAAGACGAATAAATAAAAAAAAGGATCTCTCTAAAATAATAGAAAATGCATTATTAAAAATTTCAGTTTTAGGCTTACTTTCAATGGTATTTGTACAATTTTTTCTTTCTAACCATTCGGTTAAAACTATTTTAGGAAATAATTCTAATGAAGTAATTTCTATAGAAGAAAGTGCCATTTATAATCCACAAGGTTGGATAGAACTAAACATTAGTAATTTTAATAAATATAAGAATTTAGTTATTTTAAAGAATGGAGAAGAAGTAAAAAAAGTTTTATCTGAAAATGATATTATAAATATTCCGGTATATGATGGTGATGTGATAGAGGTAGATGCAACAGATTATCAAGAACCCATTCATATTAAAGTACATAATTTTAGTAAAAATATCAATAATTTAAAAATAGGAGAAGACTTTAAAAGTAATAAAAATATTATGTACTTATTTAAGATAGAAATGGATCCTAAGAATAATAGTTGAGTTATCTAAGAGATTAACATATAATGAATATATAATTTTATAAAAATATAGATGCAAGCAATGCTTGCTTTTTTATATCAATATAAGTACCTTTTTAGAGAGGGGTTTTTATATGGAAAAAATGCATATAGCAATAGACGGGCCAGCAGGGGCAGGGAAAAGTACTATAGCGAAATCGATAGCAAAAAAATTAGATATTACCTATATTGATACGGGAGCTATGTACAGAGCTTTAACATACAAAGTATTGAAAGAATTAATAGATTTAAATAATAATGATATTATTATAAATATTGTCAATAAAACAACCATAGAATTAGATAAAAATAAAGTATTTTTAGATAAGCAAGATGTCTCTAATGAAATAAGACATCCAATCATAAATAATAATGTTTCTAAAATAGCGCGTATACCAGAAGTAAGAATGAAAATGGTAGAAATACAAAGAGAAATTGCCTACAATAAAAGTGTAGTTATGGATGGTAGAGATATCGGTACATATGTCTTACCAAATGCGAATTATAAATTCTATTTAACTGCTTCTATTGATGAAAGAGCTTATAGGAGATATCTAGAGTTAAAAAAGAAAGGGATTTTAGCTAGTTTTCAAGATATTAAAAATGAGATTATAAATAGAGATAAAATGGATACAGAACGAAGTATTGCTCCACTTAGACCTGCACAAGATGCTATTATAATAAATACTACTTCAAAATCAATTAAAATGGTTATCAATGAAATCATAGATCTTATTGGAAATGAGGGAAAATAAATATGCTATATTCTATAGTAAAATCCATTCTAAAACCAATATTAAAAATATTTTATAGAGTAGAAGTTAGAGGGAAAGAACATTTTCCTGAAAAAACTGGTTATATTATTTGTTCTAATCATACTCATAATTTAGATCCTCTTGTTGTTGCTTGTTTTATGGATTTTCCAATTTATTATATGGCTAAAAAGGAACTATTTCAGAATAAACTAATATCTTATTTTCTAAAAAAGTTCAAAGCTTTTCCAGTAGATCGACAAAAACCTGATATTGCTGCTATTAAAACAGCCATTAAAGTTTTAAAAAATAATAAAGTTTTAGGAATTTTCCCGGAAGGGACAAGAGTAAAATCTGGAGAAGTAAGTCGTGCAGAACCTGGAATTGCTATGATAGCCATAAAAGCAAAAGTTAAAATTATACCCATTGGTATATCTGGAGGATATAAATTGGGAAGAAAAGTATTATTAAATTGTGGACAGCCAATTAGTCTAGAGAAATATTATGGAAAAAAACTAAGCATAAAAGAATATAAAGAAATTAGTCAAAACATTATGAAAGAAATAAAAAAATTATAATTTTAAAATTAATTTTTAGATAAAAGTATGATTGTTAAGGAGACGAGATCATGAAAATTTTCGTAGCAAAAAATGCAGGATATTGTTTTGGAGTACAAAAAGCAATTGAGACAGCAGAAAAATCTATTAATCAATATCCTAAACCAATTTATACTTTAGGGCCTATTATTCATAATAATCAAGTAATTAAAGGATTAGAAAATCAAGGAGTGTACGCTATTGACAAGGTGAACAAAGTTCAACAAGGTACGATTATCATTCGTTCTCATGGTGTAGAACCTAAAATATATGAACAAATTAAAAAAAGAGGTTTAAAAATAATTGATGCTACTTGTCCTTACGTTAAAAATATTCAAAATAAGGTGCAAAAATATTATCAAAAAGGATATCAAATTATTATAGTAGGAAATAAACGACATCCTGAAGTAATTGGTGTAAATGGTTGGTGTGATAATACTGCTATTATATTAGATAGTATTAAAGAGGCAGAGAATATTTCTAATTACCAAAGAGTATGCATTGTTTCACAGACTACTATTATACAAAAACATTTTTCAGAAATAGTATCAAAAATTATAGCTAAATCTAGAGAAATTATTATTTTTAATACTATTTGTAATACTACTACAAAAAGACAGGAAGAAGCAAAAAAATTATCTAAAGTTGTAGACGCAATGATCATTATTGGAGGGTATCATAGTTCTAATACTCAAAAATTAGTATCTATATGTAAAAAATATTGTAAAAATACTTATCATATAGAAACTTATAAGGACTTATCTATAGCAGAAATAAAAACATATAATAAAATTGGTATTACAGCTGGAGCGTCTACTCCAGACTGGATTATTAAGGAGGTAATTGAAAAAATGCAAAATAAATTAAGTGAAAATAATGAGAAACAAATAGATTTTGAAGATTCTTTTGAGAATACAATTATTTCTATTAAAGAAAATGATATTGTATCAGGAGAAGTGGTTTCTGTAAATGAAAATGAAGTAATAGTGAATATCGGATATAAATCAGATGCTATTATTCCTAAAGATGAATTCACAGATGATATTAGCCTTTCTCTTAAGGATTTAATTCAAACAGGAGATATGATTGAAGCAATAGTATTAAAAATAAATGACGGAGAAGGAAATGTAATTTTATCTAAAAAGAGATTAGATAAGAAAAAGGCTATAAAAAAGATAGAGTATGCTTATAAAAATAAAGAAATATTGAGTGGAAAGATCATTAAAATTGTAAAAGGTGGTTTTATAGTTGATTTAGGTTTTAAGCAAGTATTTATGCCACTTTCACAATATCATGTAAAATATATAAAAAATCCAGAATCCTCCATTGGACAAGATGTTATAGGAAAAATTATAGAATATAATCCAGAAAAAAATAGAATTATCTATTCTCAAAAAGTAGTATTAGAACAAAAAATAAAAGAAAAAAAAGAAACTGTATTAAATTCTCTGCAAAATCAAAAAACTGCTACTGGAACTGTAAAAAATATAGAAAAGTTTGGAGTTTTTATAGATCTAGGAGGTATTGATGGATTTATACATATTTCTGATTTATCTTGGAAAAGAATAAAAAATCCTGAAGATATTTTATCTGTAGGAGATACTATTACTGCAAAAGTAATTGATTTAGATAAAGAAAAAGGGAAAATTAAATTAAGTTTAAAAGACATGGAAGAAGAACCATGGACCAAAGTATTTGAAATCTATAAAGTTGGAGATAAAATAAAAGTTAAAGTTGTTAAAATAACTTCTTTTGGGGCCTTTGCTGAAATTATTCCAGGAGTGGAAGGACTAATACATAGATCACAAATTTCCTATGATGCTGTGGAAAGAGTAGAAGATTTTTTAACACTAAATGAAGAGATAGAAGTAAAAATTATTGATATGAATAAAAGTAAGAAAAGAATAGGCTTAAGTATTATAGAACTACAGAAAAAACCAATAAAAAAAATAGAAAAAGATGAAACTGTTTATCAGGAAAATGAGAATTTAACTTTAGGAGATCTTTTTGGAGATCTTTTTAATAAATAATATTAATATTATTTATTGTTTAAAAATTAATTTAACAGTTACGTATATTTTATATGAATAATGGGTAATAATAAAAATGACCTAACATAATAACATTAAGACCCCCTTTACATTCTTAAAGTGATATGCTAAATAGCATATCACTTTTTAATTGTGATACAATGTCCGCTTAATTTCATGACTGATAGTACTAAACTTCATCCTAATTTTTCATCAATATAAATATAGCAGGTACTTTTATCTTCTTTTAAGTAAAGCAAAAATTGTTCCACGTTGATAGAAATTTAAATGTTTAAAAGAACGTATAAGTATTTTATAATTATTTTTATAAAAAATATTTGACATTTATTTATTTATATTGTATATTATTAATTGTCATTACTACGAGGTGTAGCGCAGTTTGGTAGCGCACATGGTTTGGGACCATGGGGCCGGGGGTTCGAATCCCTCCACCTCGACCACTTTTAAGGGCCTTTAGCTCAGTTGGTTAGAGCAACCGGCTCATAACCGGTAAGTCTGGGGTTCGAGTCCCTGAAGGCCCACCATATTGTGCCCAGATAGCTCAGTCGGTAGAGCAGAGGACTGAAAATCCTCGTGTCGGTGGTTCGATTCCGCCTCTGGGCACCATTGCTGGTGTAGCTCAATTGGCAGAGCAGCTGATTTGTAATCAGCAGGTTGCGGGTTCAAGTCCCATCACCAGCTCCATTTTTTTTATTTAAGAAAACATTATAATAGATAAAAAGAATCTCTTAAGAGATTCTTTTTTTATCTTAGTCTAAAACCGTATATTTAAAAAATTCCAAGATTTTGATGTTGTTATATTAGTATTTGTCGAAATACCAAAAAATAAAACTAAAGTAATATATAAAAATGTAGAATTATATATATTACCCAGACAATAATTTTGGATAAAATTTTATATGTGATATATTTAGATTAAATCAAATATTTTATTTCCATTAGGAGGGCTAATAATGATATCTAATAATAAAAATAAATATTATAAAATTTCTACTTATGGTTGTCAAATGAATGAAAATGATTCTGAAAAACTAGCTGGAATGTTAAAAAATATGGGATATAAACCAACAGAAATTGAAGAACAAGCAGATATAATTATTTTAAATACATGTAGTGTAAGAGAAAATGCAGATATAAAAGTTTTTGGTAATTTAGGGCATTATAAACCTTTAAAAAAGAAAAATCCTAATCTAATACTTGCTGTTTGCGGTTGTATGATGCAACAAAAAGAAATAGTAGAAAAAATTAAAGAAAAATATCCCCAAGTTGATTTAGTATTTGGAACTCATAATATTCATAAATTTCCTGAATTATTAGCAAATGCCCAACAATCTTCTTGTATTGTAATAGATGTATGGGAAAATGGTGGAGAAATTATAGAGTCTGTACCTATAGAGAGAAAATATAAACATAAGGCTTTTGTTACGATTATGTATGGTTGCGATAATTTTTGTAGTTATTGTATCGTTCCTTATACTAGAGGAAGAGAAAAAAGTCGTGAACCAGAAAAAATCATAAAAGAAGTAATTCATTTAGCACAAGATGGATGTAAAGAAATTACTTTACTCGGACAGAATGTGAATTCCTATGGAAAAACTCTTAAAAATCCTATAAGTTTTGCACAACTTTTAAGAAAATTAAATCAAATAGACGGGATTAAAAGAATTCGCTTTATGACATCTCATCCTAAGGATCTTTCCGATGAATTGATTTTAGCTATGAAAGAATGCGATAAAGTTTGTGAGCATATCCATCTTCCTTTTCAAGCAGGTAGTAATAAAATATTGAAAATAATGAATCGGAGATATACAAAAGAGTCTTATTTAGAGTTAATAAAAAAATTGAAAGAAACAATCCCTGGAATTGCTATTACAACAGATATTATAGTAGGTTTCCCAGGAGAAAACCAAGATGATTTTAAAGACACTTTAGACATTGTAAGAAAGGTAAAATTTGATTCTGCTTTTACTTTTCTTTATTCTATACGTAAGGGAACTCCTGCAGCAAAAATGGAAAACCAAATACCAGATGATATAAAGCATGAAAGATTTAATAGATTATTAGAGTTACAACAAAGTATTAGTAGGGAAAAAAATGCTTTGTTAAAGAATGAAGTTGTAGAAGTATTAGTAGATGGTACTAGTAAAAATGATGAAGAAAAAATGTGTGGAAGGACTAGAACCAATAAACTTGTAAACTTTATTGGAGATAAAAATCTTATTGGAGAATTTGTACAAGTAAAAATTACAGATCCTCATACCTGGAGTTTAAATGGAGTACAATTAGGGTATGAAAATTATATAAAATAAACTATATAAAAAGCAGCTTTGCTGCTTTTTTAATTTGAAAAATGAAATTTAATATTATATCATTAAATAAAGATAGAGAATAAGGAGGAACAAATTTTGGCAAAATTAACCCCAATGATGGAACAATATTTAAAAATTCATGATCAAGTAAAAGACGCTATTCTTTTTTTTAGATTAGGGGATTTTTATGAGATGTTCTTTGATGACGCTATTTTAGCTTCCAAAGAATTAGAAATTACATTAACTGGAAGAGATTGCGGGTTAGAAGAAAGAGCCCCTATGTGTGGAGTGCCTTATCATTCTGCTGAAACCTATATTGCCAAATTAATTGAAAAAGGATATAAAGTAGCTA is a genomic window of Garciella nitratireducens DSM 15102 containing:
- the miaB gene encoding tRNA (N6-isopentenyl adenosine(37)-C2)-methylthiotransferase MiaB; its protein translation is MISNNKNKYYKISTYGCQMNENDSEKLAGMLKNMGYKPTEIEEQADIIILNTCSVRENADIKVFGNLGHYKPLKKKNPNLILAVCGCMMQQKEIVEKIKEKYPQVDLVFGTHNIHKFPELLANAQQSSCIVIDVWENGGEIIESVPIERKYKHKAFVTIMYGCDNFCSYCIVPYTRGREKSREPEKIIKEVIHLAQDGCKEITLLGQNVNSYGKTLKNPISFAQLLRKLNQIDGIKRIRFMTSHPKDLSDELILAMKECDKVCEHIHLPFQAGSNKILKIMNRRYTKESYLELIKKLKETIPGIAITTDIIVGFPGENQDDFKDTLDIVRKVKFDSAFTFLYSIRKGTPAAKMENQIPDDIKHERFNRLLELQQSISREKNALLKNEVVEVLVDGTSKNDEEKMCGRTRTNKLVNFIGDKNLIGEFVQVKITDPHTWSLNGVQLGYENYIK